The Pan paniscus chromosome 2, NHGRI_mPanPan1-v2.0_pri, whole genome shotgun sequence genome contains the following window.
CCACGGATGAGGAGGAAATCAGAGCCATAAATCCACTGAGTCATTTTCTGTTCCTTCAAGTTCATGATAAAGTTGTCAAACTGTGAGACAGATTGAATTCTTTCCAGAGGTACCTTCTGTGGtggatgtttatttttccattttcttgtcaCAGGCCATCACAACTGGTGTGCTTCTACTGTTGGCTTACAGAGAGTGGACCCAGAGGTACCTGGTAAATATACCGATGCCAAGTAGGATGGTAGAGTGGCTTTGAAGGTCAAATCACTATTAAGTTCAGGATGGAACATAAAAAATATGATTTCCAATTAGAATTGAATTTGGTCTAATTGATGCCTTACTACAATGGATTTCAGAAATAAACtctgttttaaaagattttttttttttgagacagagttttactctgtcccccaggctggagtgcagtggcatgatctcggctcactacaacctccacctcccaggttcaagtgattctcctgcctcagcctcccaagtagctgggactacaggtgcacgccaccatgcccagctaatttttgtatttctagtagagacagggtttcgccatgttggccaggctggtctcaaactcctgacctcaggtgatccacccacatcagtctcccaaaatgctgggattacaggcattagctactgcgcccagccccgaATAATTTTTATCTGATCCCTGCTCCAAATATTTTCTACAAGTTCCTGTGATGATTATTGTATTTGGGGAGGACAGAGCCTGTGTTAGTGCTCCtaaatttcattttgaagaaaTGGATCTATAGGCTTCTCTGcttttagtaatatatttttaattctcaacTCCTTAATCTGGAATCTCCTTCCAATCTTCTTGGTACCTCTCCTTctaaaaaaggatgaaaagtcTATGCTATCTTGCATTTCAACTGCATAAAACCAGATAATCCCATGATACAAAAAGACTACATTATCTGATTATAAATTTTATTGCCATGGCTAACAcagggcttctcaaactttaatgtacaTGTAAATCAACTAGAGAtctggttaaaatgcagattctgattcagtagatctgggtgaggcctgagattctgcatgtcTGCCAGGCTCCCAGGGGATATCAGTGCTACTGAATGATGGACcacatcctgagtagctgagtagcAAGAACCTTGAGCAGGGATTTTGTTCACTCATCTTTGTTTTTCCCAACCCAGACTAGTTGCTTCCATGTGATGGGAAACACATAATTAAACGTTTGTTGAattgaactaatttaaattttgCCCCAGTTGGCTGATATATTATTCTCCTCTGGTGTAGATTGAAAATGAAAGGCggcaggagggagagcatcaggaagaatagctaatgggtgctgggcttaatacctacgtgataggttgatctgtgcagcaaatcgCTGTGGCACATGTtaacctatgtgacaaacctgcacatcttgcacatgtatcctggtacttaaaaagtgaaaaaaaaaagaaaatgaaaatacaagggacatttttaagggaaaatgaaaatataaagagagAGTCGTGATTGatttctccctcattttccaATAGGAGAGATTCATAGCCAgcatctcttttattttcttcacattgCTAAGaagcttttgaaatattttgttcccaaagtaacaatttatttttgctttattttcagtGGGAAGCTACTTTCACCTTTGTGATTCTGAGCATTATGGGATGTCCACTTCATTTTGCAATAGCCTTGGAATCTGCTCTCCTGGGCCCATATTGCTTCTATTCATTTTCAGGGATTGCAGGGACTAATTACCTTGGCTATGCAGTTACCTTTCCTTATCCATATGCAAAATTCCCATTAGCCTGTGTGGACCCACCACACTACGAAGAGTACCACCTGACACTTCAAGCCCTCGACCTGTGCCTAAGCTTTACCCTACTCTGTACATCCTTGACAGTGTTCATCAAACTTTCTGCAAGACTTATCCAGAATGGACACATAAATGTAAGTTTCAACAAAGGGGAAGCAGGTTCTTGTTCCATCTTGTACGCTAAAATGGAAAGTCTGGTATGTGAACAGTTGATCTTTCTCTGTTATTTACCATTGTATCCCATATGCTTTTGATATCCaggtctggcacataataggtactgAATAATTGTTTTTGaattaataaatggaaatatgttgACATTATAACTGAAGTTATGGCCGTAGGTAGCACCAGCCAATTTTTATGTCAATCcacaattttgaaaattattcatacgaacaagacaagggtgcccactctcattacttctattcaacatagtactggaagtcctagccagagcaattaggcaagaaaaagaaattttaaaaatccgaatcagaaagaaagaagcaaaattgactctgtttgcagatgacatgaccttatatatatataccctaaagactccataaaaacaatgttagaactgataaattcagtaaagctgc
Protein-coding sequences here:
- the TMEM212 gene encoding transmembrane protein 212, encoding MKGLYQAAGRILVTLGILSVCSGVIAFFPVFSYKPWFTGWSVRIACPIWNGALAITTGVLLLLAYREWTQRYLWEATFTFVILSIMGCPLHFAIALESALLGPYCFYSFSGIAGTNYLGYAVTFPYPYAKFPLACVDPPHYEEYHLTLQALDLCLSFTLLCTSLTVFIKLSARLIQNGHINMQLPAGNPNPFSP